In Gordonia iterans, the following proteins share a genomic window:
- a CDS encoding helix-turn-helix transcriptional regulator, whose protein sequence is MTGVDEAGIRSAQVLKRVGMERDLPVQGCVLTGRSRSGKTTALAALRDRIVGPVIEISGLRKTAGLVFGHLLSEFVPEESGDSRFAIWLRWAVADEIQERAVTALFIDDADQLDADAASIVHSLVVHDAVPVYLAVAVDGGPSIPPVLRSLWKDGYLPRIDLAPIGDTEVRDYLEQVVGAPVTVRDIDAFTRWSRGDPGVLVDLVASSMVTSQWQVINGVAILADRPVPPPDLVETLAASVEMMPPEILSVVEAFGAAIPVIGGRMLDWLPLPPMVELAGMDALLEAERCGVIIADSTRVRLTVPFLADVVAARTPALRRAQLAGELARAIEKASDRSSEARGAEALTLTGLLTRSSLGRPSAAERRAAVRGALRLGDAAAARTLAALSTAPDSARDPELAALATWALVHLNDNEAIYGMLGEWGEDPLPAWRGLADFFVEFAERRAVGSREFLARHDSAHGGLLGSVAEWMIRDRLSGAWFGVLVAEAAVLTGRCREARALLDTARPAAEDDGLLIFHLVLVDERLEKLVAGSASASGLAEKERRSNVWRSDQVCASADFTCGVAHAGAGRFGEAVRELRDCAPFLARTRLADWPSRLIRRVEAMTGAGPSRSEGDGAVGNGVESAEAEAAEAIPVDPYDLITAAERGLDRAWALAAAGEAGSAVDLLLGAGERMVDTAPALAVEQLETAARFLVPGATAESRRLAGLADTVEQQMEPVSRVQLLAEYARAILEVDGEGLDVVADKFRCRGELPVAADTLVQAAAAHRVDGRTDAALASASAAHKLVSEVGGLATPMQRVVVAPVLTRREQEIVSLAAESLTNAQIAERLQLSVRTVEGHLLRACGKFGVRDRRALAECWRDLGSSV, encoded by the coding sequence ATGACCGGGGTAGATGAGGCGGGTATCCGCTCTGCTCAGGTGCTCAAGCGCGTGGGCATGGAACGAGACCTTCCGGTGCAAGGCTGCGTCCTCACCGGGCGGTCGCGGTCGGGTAAAACGACGGCACTGGCCGCGTTGCGGGACCGGATCGTCGGCCCGGTCATCGAGATCAGCGGGTTGCGAAAGACTGCGGGCCTGGTGTTCGGGCATCTGCTGTCCGAGTTTGTGCCGGAAGAGTCGGGCGACAGTCGATTCGCGATCTGGCTGCGCTGGGCGGTGGCAGACGAGATTCAGGAGCGGGCGGTGACCGCGCTCTTCATCGACGATGCCGATCAGTTGGACGCGGATGCGGCGTCGATCGTCCATTCACTGGTCGTGCACGACGCGGTGCCGGTCTATCTGGCCGTCGCGGTCGACGGCGGCCCGTCGATCCCACCGGTGCTGCGATCGTTGTGGAAAGACGGATACCTGCCGCGAATCGATTTGGCGCCGATCGGCGATACGGAGGTGCGTGACTACCTCGAGCAAGTGGTCGGGGCACCGGTGACGGTTCGGGACATCGATGCGTTCACCCGCTGGTCTCGAGGCGACCCGGGAGTTCTCGTCGACTTGGTGGCTTCGTCGATGGTGACGAGTCAGTGGCAGGTGATCAACGGGGTGGCGATACTGGCGGACCGCCCGGTGCCGCCGCCCGACCTCGTGGAGACGCTGGCGGCATCGGTGGAGATGATGCCGCCGGAGATCCTGTCGGTCGTCGAAGCTTTCGGGGCGGCGATCCCGGTGATCGGCGGTCGAATGCTCGATTGGCTGCCCTTGCCGCCGATGGTGGAACTTGCCGGCATGGACGCCCTCCTGGAGGCAGAGCGTTGCGGTGTCATCATCGCCGACTCGACACGCGTTCGACTCACCGTTCCGTTTCTGGCGGACGTGGTGGCTGCGCGAACCCCGGCATTGCGGCGGGCGCAATTGGCAGGCGAACTCGCCCGTGCGATCGAGAAGGCCTCGGACAGGTCATCGGAAGCCCGAGGTGCCGAGGCCCTCACACTGACCGGCCTGTTGACGCGGTCGTCGCTCGGCCGGCCTTCAGCGGCGGAACGACGCGCCGCAGTGCGTGGCGCTCTGCGTCTCGGTGACGCTGCGGCCGCCCGAACCCTCGCCGCTCTGAGCACCGCGCCGGACTCGGCGCGCGATCCCGAGCTCGCCGCGCTTGCGACGTGGGCGCTCGTCCACCTGAACGACAACGAGGCCATCTACGGGATGCTCGGCGAATGGGGCGAGGATCCACTGCCCGCCTGGCGAGGACTCGCAGATTTCTTCGTCGAGTTCGCTGAACGAAGGGCTGTGGGTTCGCGGGAGTTTCTTGCTCGGCACGATTCGGCGCACGGAGGATTGCTCGGCAGCGTCGCCGAGTGGATGATCCGGGATCGGCTGAGCGGTGCCTGGTTCGGCGTTCTGGTCGCTGAGGCAGCGGTGTTGACCGGCCGCTGCCGAGAGGCGCGCGCACTGCTAGACACCGCGCGACCGGCGGCCGAAGACGACGGCCTGCTCATCTTCCATCTGGTGCTGGTCGACGAGCGGCTCGAGAAGCTGGTTGCCGGAAGCGCGTCGGCGAGCGGTCTGGCGGAGAAGGAACGGCGGTCCAACGTCTGGCGCAGTGACCAGGTGTGTGCCTCAGCCGACTTCACCTGTGGCGTCGCCCATGCCGGTGCCGGGCGGTTCGGCGAGGCTGTGCGAGAACTGCGTGATTGCGCGCCGTTTCTGGCCCGGACGCGGCTCGCGGACTGGCCGTCTCGCCTGATCAGGCGCGTCGAGGCGATGACCGGCGCTGGGCCGTCGCGCTCGGAGGGGGACGGCGCCGTGGGGAATGGCGTGGAGTCGGCTGAAGCGGAGGCCGCGGAGGCGATTCCGGTCGATCCGTACGATCTGATCACCGCGGCCGAGCGTGGATTGGACCGGGCGTGGGCATTGGCGGCTGCGGGCGAGGCCGGCTCTGCCGTCGACCTTCTTCTCGGCGCCGGCGAGCGGATGGTCGACACTGCGCCCGCGTTGGCCGTCGAGCAGCTGGAGACCGCTGCACGGTTCCTGGTCCCGGGGGCCACGGCCGAGTCGCGCCGGCTGGCTGGGCTCGCCGACACTGTTGAGCAGCAGATGGAGCCGGTGTCTCGGGTCCAGCTCCTCGCCGAGTATGCGAGGGCGATCCTCGAAGTCGACGGTGAAGGTCTCGACGTCGTTGCGGACAAGTTCCGGTGCCGGGGAGAGTTGCCGGTCGCGGCGGACACGTTGGTCCAGGCTGCCGCCGCGCACCGCGTGGACGGCCGTACCGACGCGGCGTTGGCGAGTGCGTCTGCGGCGCACAAGCTGGTCAGCGAGGTGGGTGGTCTCGCAACACCGATGCAGCGAGTGGTCGTCGCGCCGGTCCTGACCCGGCGCGAGCAGGAGATCGTGAGTCTGGCCGCCGAGTCACTCACCAACGCACAGATTGCCGAACGATTGCAGCTCTCGGTACGAACCGTCGAAGGACACTTGCTGCGCGCCTGCGGGAAGTTCGGAGTCCGCGACAGAAGGGCACTCGCCGAGTGCTGGCGTGATCTGGGATCGTCCGTCTGA
- a CDS encoding LuxR C-terminal-related transcriptional regulator, with the protein MADNPKVVAWRYRRTAEFDAVTSAWEAGRPILLTGAPGLGKTTLARQFAGTLGRTPFWIIGTPAMADTPLGAVSAAVHIDAGDDVGAIVEKLRARLAGGAVLVVEAAEHLDSTSAAVVGRVFTSIAGAGFVTTQTAVDPALRTVLDAAGIVEVTLAPLDLRAMTELVEERLCGPLAVADTVRIHRVCGGNPFYLIEYVDGALRAGDLVSGADRVWRLRRPAGVSDELRRVGVERLASADPAELRLLDLLSLCEPLPRVVVDRLGLTEGIGAAEGELVLPLDDFVVPGQAMFTEIRRAQLGELQRRGLVVDLVDALGEVATPVAGLHRARLCLEYGISLDAAPFTEASSTAYFLGDLPLAARLAEEAVDRGAGLPALLQLSRAKSGIGQASEALAVLDGVEPDSLREADLAGYAITVAINHTAGDGDHAAAVAVLDKFEPRVESTELRSAFAALRGLALIHSGAQYGALRCARTAQKTAGTSLWTSVGRHVEAEVLRRSGEVRRPLALVRRSVAQQPGSSLAEVGAQRTLVQALLSDGDLAAARRAAEALLETTLLQHIPSAVACSTAALVEAAGGSFAAARRYCESALDSLGNGDRTGLGRGTAMHLAVVCAVAGDVDGARRAASWCEQVSPAVDGWPGINPRLARAAVQVAHGEVTRPCATLRSVAAVCVTADEHYDALTVLHWAVRFGDRKAIAEFLAVAGACEGRLVRLQERHARGLRARDADELVRVSEAFADLGYLPFASDTLAQAITTVRDDENLRPARREEAVALLTNRLSELREQCERFLTPAVRDAELPVALTPRELEVLCLMSSGHSRAESAELLGVALASVSSVRSRLREKLLARVADRRSHE; encoded by the coding sequence GTGGCCGATAATCCGAAGGTGGTCGCGTGGAGATACCGCCGCACCGCCGAGTTCGATGCGGTGACCTCGGCCTGGGAGGCTGGGCGCCCGATCCTGCTCACCGGTGCGCCGGGACTGGGCAAGACCACGCTCGCGCGACAGTTCGCCGGGACTCTGGGCCGGACGCCGTTCTGGATCATCGGAACGCCCGCGATGGCGGATACACCGCTCGGCGCGGTGAGCGCCGCGGTGCACATCGACGCCGGCGACGATGTCGGGGCGATCGTGGAGAAGCTGCGCGCACGGCTCGCCGGGGGAGCGGTCCTCGTCGTCGAGGCGGCCGAACACCTGGATTCCACATCTGCCGCGGTCGTGGGCCGAGTCTTCACGTCGATAGCAGGCGCCGGATTCGTCACGACACAGACCGCCGTCGATCCAGCTCTGCGGACGGTGCTGGATGCGGCGGGTATCGTCGAGGTGACGCTGGCGCCGCTGGATCTTCGCGCGATGACGGAGCTGGTGGAGGAACGACTGTGTGGGCCGCTCGCGGTCGCGGATACCGTGCGGATTCACCGGGTGTGCGGAGGCAATCCGTTCTATCTGATCGAGTACGTCGACGGCGCGCTGCGCGCCGGAGATCTGGTGTCCGGCGCCGACAGGGTCTGGCGGCTGCGTCGGCCGGCGGGGGTGAGTGACGAGTTGCGGCGCGTGGGTGTGGAACGACTCGCGTCGGCGGACCCGGCCGAACTGAGGCTTCTGGATCTCCTGAGTCTGTGCGAGCCGTTGCCACGGGTAGTGGTGGACCGCCTCGGACTCACCGAGGGGATCGGTGCCGCCGAGGGCGAACTGGTACTTCCACTCGACGACTTCGTTGTTCCCGGACAGGCGATGTTCACCGAGATCCGCCGTGCTCAGCTGGGAGAGTTGCAGCGCCGCGGGCTCGTCGTCGACCTTGTCGACGCGCTCGGTGAGGTGGCGACCCCGGTCGCCGGGTTGCACCGGGCCCGACTGTGTCTGGAGTACGGCATCTCCCTCGATGCGGCGCCCTTCACGGAAGCCTCGTCGACGGCGTACTTCCTGGGCGACCTCCCGCTCGCGGCCCGATTGGCGGAGGAGGCCGTCGATCGGGGAGCAGGCTTGCCTGCGCTGCTGCAGCTCTCGCGGGCGAAGTCCGGCATCGGCCAGGCCAGTGAAGCGCTCGCCGTGCTCGACGGAGTCGAACCGGACTCGTTGCGCGAGGCGGACCTGGCCGGCTACGCGATCACCGTCGCGATCAACCACACCGCGGGAGACGGTGATCACGCTGCGGCGGTCGCGGTGCTCGACAAGTTCGAACCGCGGGTGGAGTCCACGGAGCTCCGTTCGGCGTTCGCGGCCCTCCGGGGGCTCGCGCTGATCCATTCGGGTGCACAGTACGGCGCTCTTCGCTGCGCGCGAACGGCGCAGAAGACGGCGGGCACGTCACTGTGGACGTCCGTCGGCCGCCATGTGGAAGCGGAGGTTCTGCGCAGATCAGGGGAGGTGCGCCGACCCCTCGCGTTAGTGCGCCGGTCGGTGGCGCAGCAACCGGGCTCGTCGCTGGCAGAAGTTGGCGCACAGCGCACGCTCGTACAGGCGCTGCTGTCCGACGGAGACCTTGCGGCAGCCCGTCGCGCAGCCGAAGCGCTCTTGGAAACGACATTGCTGCAACACATTCCGAGTGCGGTTGCGTGCAGCACGGCAGCACTCGTCGAAGCGGCAGGCGGTTCCTTCGCGGCGGCGCGCCGGTACTGTGAGAGCGCGCTGGACTCTCTCGGAAACGGTGATCGGACAGGTCTCGGTCGGGGGACGGCTATGCACTTGGCGGTGGTCTGCGCGGTCGCCGGTGACGTCGACGGCGCTCGTCGCGCGGCCTCGTGGTGCGAGCAGGTGAGCCCCGCCGTCGACGGCTGGCCGGGCATCAACCCCCGCCTTGCGCGTGCGGCTGTTCAGGTGGCTCACGGCGAAGTGACGCGTCCGTGTGCAACGCTGCGCTCGGTGGCTGCGGTGTGTGTGACCGCCGACGAGCACTATGACGCACTCACGGTGCTGCACTGGGCTGTCCGGTTCGGTGATCGCAAGGCGATCGCGGAGTTCCTCGCCGTGGCCGGCGCTTGCGAGGGTCGGCTTGTACGCCTGCAGGAGCGGCACGCGCGGGGGCTGCGTGCCCGCGACGCCGACGAACTGGTACGGGTCTCGGAGGCGTTCGCAGACCTCGGGTATCTCCCGTTCGCGTCTGACACTCTGGCGCAAGCGATCACCACAGTGCGAGACGACGAGAACCTCCGGCCCGCGCGGCGTGAGGAGGCCGTGGCTCTGTTGACCAACCGGCTGTCGGAACTGCGCGAGCAGTGCGAGCGCTTCCTCACTCCGGCCGTCCGGGATGCCGAATTGCCGGTGGCGTTGACTCCACGCGAGCTCGAGGTGCTCTGTCTGATGTCTTCAGGGCACTCGCGGGCCGAGTCTGCTGAGCTCCTAGGTGTTGCTCTCGCGTCGGTCTCGTCGGTGCGGAGTCGCCTCCGCGAGAAACTCCTGGCGCGTGTGGCTGATCGTCGTTCGCACGAGTGA